Proteins from a genomic interval of Syngnathus acus chromosome 4, fSynAcu1.2, whole genome shotgun sequence:
- the mcoln3b gene encoding mucolipin-3 isoform X1, whose product MPAASVAAGVHENERESHAAWADRQHISMETDHVECLRRNIKFYFMNPCEKYRARGRKPWKLVLQIIKIAIITIQLVSFGLSNQMVVTFKEENLMTFQHLFLKDYVDGGIATYAIYRQEDVYDHIRYVIQQYGNLHNTTVGNHEYEKNGIVYTPLTLCQEFYRNGTIYPGNDTFEIDAHVETDCIDVHPTNESSSQDALAHLELHFKRMLAIKISFVLKAINLQTVRHREQPDCYDFNILITLDNGAHSGRIKVDLETHVEINECRDWSVTGASPRSIYLTLVFDCLIILTCMISFTLCLRSVLTGIQLQFEYKKFCESQSAQDVPWCDRLEFINGWYILIIASDLLTIVGSILKIDIYTKVLTSYDVCSIFLGTGTMFVWIGVIRYMGYFHKYNILILTLRAAFPNVIRFICCAGIIYLSYCFCGWIVLGPYHEKFRTLNTVSECLFSLINGDDMFPTFKEMKQKSSLIWIFSRVYLYTFVSLFIYMILSLFITIITDTYDTIKQQQQSGIPTSQLQRFLAECKDLPNSGVYRLDKKNCFQRCVSKCRERHERLTSEE is encoded by the exons ATGCCGGCGGCGTCCGTTGCTGCTGGCGTCCATGAGAATGAGAGGGAGTCCCACGCTGCCTGGGCCGATCGGCAACATATTTCAATGGAAACGGATCACGTGGAGTGTCTCCGGAGGAACATCAAATTTTACTTCATGAACCCTTGTGAAAAGTACCGTGCCCGTGGACGCAAACCGTGGAAACTCGTTTTGCAGATCATCAAAATTGCCATCATCACCATCCAG tTGGTGTCGTTTGGGCTGAGCAACCAGATGGTTGTAACCTTTAAGGAAGAAAACCTGATGACATTTCAGCATCTCTTCCTAAAAGATTATGTTGATGGGGGTATTGCGACATATGCCATTTACAGACAAGAAGATGTTTATGATCACATAAGATACGTTATTCAACAG TACGGAAATCTGCACAACACCACCGTAGGAAACCATGAATATGAGAAAAACGGCATTGTCTACACACCCTTGACGCTGTGTCAGGAGTTTTATCGCAACGGCACCATCTACCCGGGCAATGACACTTTTGAAATTGACGCTCATGTGGAAACCG ATTGTATCGACGTCCACCCAACGAACGAGTCGTCATCACAAGACGCGCTGGCGCATTTGGAGTTGCACTTCAAAAG AATGCTGGCCATCAAGATCTCGTTTGTTCTCAAAGCCATCAATTTACAGACAGTCAGACACAGAGAGCAGCCAGACTGCTACGACTTCAACATCCTT ATCACTTTGGACAACGGAGCGCACAGTGGCAGGATAAAGGTGGACCTGGAAACCCACGTGGAGATCAACGAATGCAGAGACTGGAGTGTAACCGGAGCTT CCCCGAGAAGCATCTACCTGACCCTGGTGTTTGACTGCCTGATTATCCTAACCTGCATGATTTCCTTCACGCTCTGCCTTCGCTCAGTGTTGACTGGGATACAATTGCAATTT GAGTACAAAAAGTTCTGCGAGAGCCAGAGTGCTCAAGACGTGCCCTGGTGTGACAGGCTGGAGTTTATCAACGGCTGGTACATCCTGATCATCGCCAGCGACTTGTTAACCATCGTCGGCTCCATCCTCAAGATTGATATTTACACCAAG GTCCTGACGAGCTATGACGTGTGCAGTATCTTCCTTGGAACAGGCACCATGTTTGTTTGGATTGGGGTCATCCGTTACATGGGCTACTTTCACAAGTACAAT ATCCTCATCCTAACTCTGAGGGCAGCATTTCCAAACGTTATCCGTTTCATCTGCTGCGCTGGAATCATCTACCTAAGCTACTGCTTTTGCGGCTGGATCGTCCTGGGCCCCTATCACGAAAAG TTCCGGACCTTGAATACAGTATCCGAGTGTCTGTTTTCCCTCATCAACGGAGATGACATGTTCCCCACCttcaaagaaatgaaacagaaGAGCAGCCTGATTTGGATTTTCAGCAGAGTCTACCTCTATACCTTTGTCTCACTTTTCATCTACATGATCCTCAGTCTattcatcaccatcatcacaGACACCTATGACACCATCAAG caacagcagcagagtGGGATCCCGACATCACAACTCCAGCGATTCCTAGCCGAGTGTAAAGATCTCCCAAACTCTGGAGTTTACAGGCTCGACAAGAAGAATTGTTTTCAACGCTGCGTGAGCAA GTGCAGAGAGCGTCATGAGAGGTTGACGTCAGAAGAATAG
- the mcoln3b gene encoding mucolipin-3 isoform X2 — translation MVVTFKEENLMTFQHLFLKDYVDGGIATYAIYRQEDVYDHIRYVIQQYGNLHNTTVGNHEYEKNGIVYTPLTLCQEFYRNGTIYPGNDTFEIDAHVETDCIDVHPTNESSSQDALAHLELHFKRMLAIKISFVLKAINLQTVRHREQPDCYDFNILITLDNGAHSGRIKVDLETHVEINECRDWSVTGASPRSIYLTLVFDCLIILTCMISFTLCLRSVLTGIQLQFEYKKFCESQSAQDVPWCDRLEFINGWYILIIASDLLTIVGSILKIDIYTKVLTSYDVCSIFLGTGTMFVWIGVIRYMGYFHKYNILILTLRAAFPNVIRFICCAGIIYLSYCFCGWIVLGPYHEKFRTLNTVSECLFSLINGDDMFPTFKEMKQKSSLIWIFSRVYLYTFVSLFIYMILSLFITIITDTYDTIKQQQQSGIPTSQLQRFLAECKDLPNSGVYRLDKKNCFQRCVSKCRERHERLTSEE, via the exons ATGGTTGTAACCTTTAAGGAAGAAAACCTGATGACATTTCAGCATCTCTTCCTAAAAGATTATGTTGATGGGGGTATTGCGACATATGCCATTTACAGACAAGAAGATGTTTATGATCACATAAGATACGTTATTCAACAG TACGGAAATCTGCACAACACCACCGTAGGAAACCATGAATATGAGAAAAACGGCATTGTCTACACACCCTTGACGCTGTGTCAGGAGTTTTATCGCAACGGCACCATCTACCCGGGCAATGACACTTTTGAAATTGACGCTCATGTGGAAACCG ATTGTATCGACGTCCACCCAACGAACGAGTCGTCATCACAAGACGCGCTGGCGCATTTGGAGTTGCACTTCAAAAG AATGCTGGCCATCAAGATCTCGTTTGTTCTCAAAGCCATCAATTTACAGACAGTCAGACACAGAGAGCAGCCAGACTGCTACGACTTCAACATCCTT ATCACTTTGGACAACGGAGCGCACAGTGGCAGGATAAAGGTGGACCTGGAAACCCACGTGGAGATCAACGAATGCAGAGACTGGAGTGTAACCGGAGCTT CCCCGAGAAGCATCTACCTGACCCTGGTGTTTGACTGCCTGATTATCCTAACCTGCATGATTTCCTTCACGCTCTGCCTTCGCTCAGTGTTGACTGGGATACAATTGCAATTT GAGTACAAAAAGTTCTGCGAGAGCCAGAGTGCTCAAGACGTGCCCTGGTGTGACAGGCTGGAGTTTATCAACGGCTGGTACATCCTGATCATCGCCAGCGACTTGTTAACCATCGTCGGCTCCATCCTCAAGATTGATATTTACACCAAG GTCCTGACGAGCTATGACGTGTGCAGTATCTTCCTTGGAACAGGCACCATGTTTGTTTGGATTGGGGTCATCCGTTACATGGGCTACTTTCACAAGTACAAT ATCCTCATCCTAACTCTGAGGGCAGCATTTCCAAACGTTATCCGTTTCATCTGCTGCGCTGGAATCATCTACCTAAGCTACTGCTTTTGCGGCTGGATCGTCCTGGGCCCCTATCACGAAAAG TTCCGGACCTTGAATACAGTATCCGAGTGTCTGTTTTCCCTCATCAACGGAGATGACATGTTCCCCACCttcaaagaaatgaaacagaaGAGCAGCCTGATTTGGATTTTCAGCAGAGTCTACCTCTATACCTTTGTCTCACTTTTCATCTACATGATCCTCAGTCTattcatcaccatcatcacaGACACCTATGACACCATCAAG caacagcagcagagtGGGATCCCGACATCACAACTCCAGCGATTCCTAGCCGAGTGTAAAGATCTCCCAAACTCTGGAGTTTACAGGCTCGACAAGAAGAATTGTTTTCAACGCTGCGTGAGCAA GTGCAGAGAGCGTCATGAGAGGTTGACGTCAGAAGAATAG
- the dnai3 gene encoding dynein intermediate chain 3, axonemal — MFACLFVCLFVCLFDQMSWKWFASSIGGNMTTKTSTTSSTEEGPETPGQPEDILPMVLTSATQQQFACVADEDVTGENPYKLLQKDDILEDMRTKAAVSDFSPVKQMILDYPESELLLVYDRDFTYGQMFYLALTPEAKERILNPPEAEPEEEIEIEIKTPEPKEWLSLGSEKEIDEESVKETREKLIYKFSRARREFGSPLSLSDRNVADVKDGNVECLSYQDRRFNIKLFQRDCAVQAIPILQSSSAQTLWKLRRNNCTQYTPGVLRKEEQEKSPPLSLSDFCNAVTNRVLHALQQEEIMNVFKDDWMALGTDTDDMDWSGKVSDVLMLNQAFSDPNYCPGKEIIAMHWHPTVPSVMAVAMREKKKQPLIKSTGPLIVFYTFSDPTHAKILLECPDNILAFEFCPSDPNIIVGGCVNGQVVLWEISAHVARLHPVQHGHHKHHSVKTDTLGFEDKKDNKAPLVRYSAMSGVENSHKAPITDVHWLPQSFEVTAQGVPVENKSNLSVQLITCSPDSTLMFWDIRMPKQVRQTIPEKKQNDSKSQMANYSDNNPFKHLERMWKPFITVPLVNMERNGDYVPIKFNLYPFTNRPNTTNTLVAESGGDGSALGTSDYSQLQVPSAKGLTPLEDINTKIYIGTQDGEIVYTDWKMERNDLDQLLSPKPLHLFKIHPCLVNTIERSPFFKDIVLTGTSLFGSCNIAIWKEGVLDGPLFLFPSSEGLCTSACWSLTRPAIFFLGKGDGKIEVWNILEKTGEAVHVQEHMTSGKITSIKPWTISSKQHFLTLADDLGIVRVFQIPPVFHMAYRNERANVGKCIHQQQERLNDLIKRREMWESQKPSPPPPEEQKKVEPEKAGTPTTEEQDVMKEYNDFLVLEENILKSMGLTP; from the exons atgtttgcatgtttgtttgtttgtttgtttgtttgtttgtttgaccaAATGAGTTGGAAGTGGTTTGCCTCCTCCATTGGTGGAAACATGACAACAAAGACAAGCACAACCAGCAGTACAGAAGAAGGTCCAGAGACTCCAG GTCAGCCAGAGGACATCCTCCCTATGGTCCTGACATCTGCTACTCAGCAGCAGTTTGCTTGCGTCGCTGATGAGGATGTCACAGGGGAGAACCCCTACAAGCTCCTGCAGAAAGATGACATCTTAGAGGACATGAGGACAAAAGCTGCAGTGTCGGATTTCAGCCCTGTGAAGCAGATGATCCTG GATTATCCAGAGAGTGAGCTTTTGCTGGTTTATGACCGAGACTTCACCTATGGCCAAATGTTCTATCTGGCTCTGACACCAGAAGCAAAGGAACGAATCCTCAAT CCCCCTGAAGCTGAGCCTGAAGAAGAGATTGAGATTGAAATCAAAACTCCAGAACCAAAGGAATGGCTATCACTTGGcagtgaaaaagaaattgatgAAGAATCTGTCAAAGAGACACGAGAAAAG TTAATTTACAAGTTCTCCAGAGCTCGGAGGGAGTTTGGCTCGCCGCTCTCGCTTTCGGACCGCAACGTTGCAGATGTCAAAGATGGCAACGTGGAGTGTTTGTCCTACCAAGACAGGCGATTCAACATCAAGCTGTTCCAGAGGGATTGCGCCGTGCAGGCTATCCCCATCCTCCAGAGCAGCAGCGCCCAGACACTGTG GAAGTTGAGGCGAAATAACTGTACACAGTACACGCCAGGAGTATTGAGGAAAGAGGAGCAGGAGAAGAGCCCTCCACTAAGCTTAAGTGATTTTTGTAATGCAGTGACAAACAG GGTTCTGCACGCCCTGCAACAAGAGGAAATTATGAACGTGTTCAAAGACGACTGGATGGCTTTGGGGACGGATACGGACGACATGGACTGGTCTGGGAAGGTGTCCGATGTTTTGATGCTGAACCAGGCCTTTTCCGACCCAAACTACTGTCCCGGCAAGGAGATTATCGCCATGCACTGGCATCCCACCGTTCCAA GTGTGATGGCCGTGGCAAtgagagaaaagaagaaacaacCGTTGATCAAGTCGACTGGGCCGCTGATCGTTTTTTACACCTTCTCTGACCCCACTCATGCCAAG ATATTGCTGGAGTGCCCAGACAACATTCTCGCCTTTGAATTCTGCCCCTCTGATCCAAATATTATTGTTGGCGGCTGCGTGAACGGCCAG GTGGTGTTGTGGGAAATATCTGCTCACGTTGCACGTTTGCACCCAGTCCAACACGGTCATCATAAGCATCATTCTGTCAAAACGGACACGCTG GGTTTTGAGGACAAGAAAGACAATAAAGCTCCACTTGTGCGTTACAGTGCAATGTCAGGGGTGGAGAACAGCCACAAAGCACCAATTACAGATGTCCATTGGCTGCCTCAGTCATTTGAG GTCACCGCTCAGGGCGTTCCGGTGGAGAACAAATCCAATCTTTCTGTTCAACTTATCACCTGCTCCCCTGACAG CACTTTAATGTTCTGGGACATCCGAATGCCAAAACAAGTGCGCCAGACCATACCGGAAAAGAAACAGAATGATTCCAAGTCTCAGATGGCCAATTACAGTGACAACAACCCCTTCAAACACTTGGAGCGGATGTGGAAACCTTTCATTACG GTTCCCTTGGTAAACATGGAGAGGAACGGTGATTATGTCCCAATCAAATTCAACCTTTACCCCTTCACCAATAGGCCGAATACTACCAACACCCTAGTGGCAG AAAGCGGTGGCGACGGCTCAGCGCTAGGAACGTCAGACTACAGTCAGCTCCAAGTACCCTCAGCCAAAGGACTAACACCTCTGGAAGACATCAATACCAAGATTTATATTGGAACACAG GACGGGGAGATTGTTTACACCGActggaaaatggaaagaaacgATCTGGATCAGCTCCTGA GTCCCAAGCCGCTTCATTTATTCAAAATCCACCCCTGCTTGGTCAATACCATCGAGCGCTCGCCCTTTTTTAAAGACATTGTGTTGACTGGAACGTCGCTTTTTGGAAGCTGCAATATTGCCATTTGGAAAGAAGGAGTGTTG GACGGCCCCCTTTTCCTGTTCCCGAGCTCGGAGGGGCTGTGTACGTCGGCGTGCTGGTCTTTGACCCGCCCGGCCATTTTCTTCCTTGGAAAAGGGGACGGAAAAATCGAGGTGTGGAACATTCTTGAAAAGACGGGAGAAGCTGTGCACGTGCAAGAACACATGACCAGTGGCAAGATCACCTCCATCAAACCTTGGACCATCTCCT CCAAGCAGCACTTCCTGACTTTGGCTGACGATCTTGGAATAGTGCGTGTCTTTCAAATCCCACCCGTGTTCCACATGGCTTACAGAAATGAG AGAGCCAATGTGGGGAAATGCATTCATCAGCAGCAAGAGAGACTTAATGACCTTATCAAGAGGAGAGAAATGTGGGAAAGCCAAAAGccgtcgccgccgccaccagAGGAACAGAAGAAAGTG GAGCCTGAGAAAGCAGGGACCCCCACCAcagaagagcaggatgttatgaAGGAGTACAACGATTTCCTAGTGCTTGAGGAAAACATCCTTAAAAGCATGGGACTGACACcataa